One window from the genome of Nicotiana tomentosiformis chromosome 5, ASM39032v3, whole genome shotgun sequence encodes:
- the LOC104091985 gene encoding uncharacterized protein isoform X9 produces the protein MEDEENKGAGTTMPLSLFENKLSQEAKLKHLLRNLTSTDLQLCSDASKEFLKLLKSDSGPEFLNLYIQNSSKCIELEQAWELRKGKTGLYYVFNLISGILNHSYGKNRAEKDPKVALVVNALDRFAKSIVEKRMNDLYKELNSKEAKRQRAALFLLASIVRRSSWMAWEVAKCFDFKIPVFGKLAEWKVKKIEAEKKKHHSTRKAFVGFAISFLEVGNARLLRGVLQQKDMYSGVLRGLGNDDEDTVVYVLSTLCDRVLVPDSLVPTGLRSVLFGSVTLEQLASISGQEGGGLAAELAHELLYMVCTDPSNGLMPDLKRVPSPLRGNPKRLLGLMKKLKAAEVENHRNLLLAIVKGKSSFGSAYLDEFPYNLEDPSSRNWFASVSLAANVLSSVGDGLVFGFIGSQTQEPPTLNSPEVQNIMKCIGPRSFSRLVINKGLLHSDPLAKHGTLKLVLEVLKLLELLIGALNSVSSSQGQMIHKWESLKQDIWNAVRILLPDPQVLFSLLSSLNEFYRGLEQCSKRPADSEIGDKMNSRKKLKIDVANEDTDILVGGVSYSPDAALPLDGEGIINEDDMDNSKDEAYFLKLITELWGLHSSALPDSTVKEAEVLFYSKLLNALTVYYKTMPTMLEGLFDFFKILPNNPLALPTMLQQALLSLLQEHVGWSSKCEIASRVHPQMYKHLLPFLELSMYSQNRDIKDQAYSLAKASMYSTGAFDQNPKEICSWFFFIPGYRKDYMLGGAVGCDIYKKLSSPVLLFLRDAVIESGNKLFYYLNLLRSSLSSIPGAKDTSPDFSAFTICILDKCLTLITAESGAFSVSEKSMVSLYMCNTLKYLLETQVDPLLLSSIIDLKLSERLEAAYDLDDSQCLCEWRPFNSLLHLARRILQKTYRISSNCNEVVYTDSSFTRTVGEVQRLLKSEFDGSLLGVTIGFCFSLACTRPAEIIQNFPLIMSVSNKLLGVPLSLLMQLFFSEPSLLNDASKRWREIFFTGLDRAVTGLSGGRTMDCSVISSMDNKSNAFSVFLDRAPFYILFPAILDIDGLDLSNQSGLQNLFMAKLSEETSDHLLSIFRYLLFWLNQAQLSYRNEHFEGFEKLSEACFLLLSRMLKELVVEKFNSCGLDTFTPFTIHFVKELVVTILDHPAVAAVLECPSPVKSDFACGIIKDSVDQFVESAKLEVSKMDHHVHNLLKATSELWLSFCHSQGSSSEVYHANKHVISSFKNVVNKLVMAFKQKMNECMKSKNVIPLVPTLCALHNLIHFISPFEMLELVHWMLSAIDHEDRSVWLTSVLCVGLHIAGSAFSHLAANMQQPHEKMPFCLFWGIQQEQFDVILYEKIFSQVYEIATRFELDVADICLLKAVKVVKTHKAIQKPSHPFLKITCRAVANTHVNILSHCMLKITKRKAEILFLVADISPLHLSVFGKLFSDMMNKYVAVKSCAVQQICGYSDEDMLMLLPTVILYLNSIPSKFGGQLCMLHENIVSFYWGILKQGFSIWKSYVSREIFQVECCENLSMEDSLNLISGSLLTNTVLVAQLFFELRGDLVNVKKRMSIFNSVCSSEYSDLLEFDLTQDGAYSVEESLNVVNRTVTKIRLCRALLFSEKRKFPSVLKRDTELIPSEDCSILDLARIRLLNLLVQSWQLIVKRCSLNVVDFSQIEVGSCSLFRYLEVYILRNLMEITMEMHDCLLNLASLPFIEQLAKSSLLHRFYDPTTLRMLRAIISSVSEGKFSCISIIQLLLAHSQFAATIHSSPISAGHSHFGLIFTPLPSIMRSYVPCIDQDALDLKDNFKLSEERARQLELVKLLKLLFQIRAQQCDIDNVKDIGINLRELVFLLLSSYGASMSAIDLEIYSLLDEIKSANDLDEESMAKLDFLWSSALLKVRKENELVQTLSRNLSEAEAVDDYRRIHFRENIPIDPKFCATTVLYFPYDRTVGAGIHRKPETDNPDFRYAVHYTDVEKICVYDPIFILRFSVHCLSMGFIEPLEFASLGLLAISAVSISSPDDDMRKLGYEVLGRFKSTLEKCQKRKDVMRLRLLMSYLQNGIEEPWQKISSITAVFVAEASFVLLDPSHDHYSAISAYLMRSPSANMKGIPLFHNFFWSSSTNFIAERLWILRLLYSGLNANDDTQIYIRNAIFETLLSFYVSPISSHESKELIVQLIA, from the exons ATGGAAGACGAAGAAAATAAGGGAGCAGGAACAACAATGCCTCTGTCTCTGTTCGAAAATAAACTCTCTCAGGAGGCTAAACTCAAACACCTTCTTCGCAACTTAACCTCTACAGACTTACAGCTATGTTCCGATGCTTCAAAGGAGTTCCTCAAGCTTCTCAAATCCGATTCTGGACCCGAATTTCTCAACCTGTACATTCAGAATTCATCTAAGTGTATCGAACTCGAACAAGCTTGGGAGCTCCGAAAAGGCAAAACTGGACTTTACTATGTTTTCAATTTAATTTCTGGAATTCTCAATCATTCTTACGGGAAAAACAGAGCTGAAAAAGACCCGAAAGTTGCTTTAGTTGTCAATGCGTTGGATAGGTTTGCGAAATCGATAGTGGAAAAGAGAATGAATGATTTGTATAAGGAATTGAACAGTAAAGAGGCAAAGCGCCAACGCGCTGCCCTTTTTCTGTTGGCTTCTATAGTTAGGCGTAGTTCATGGATGGCGTGGGAAGTGGCCAAGTGTTTTGACTTTAAAATCCCTGTATTTGGGAAACTAGCTGAGTGGAAAGTTAAGAAAATTGAAGCGGAAAAGAAGAAGCACCATTCGACGAGGAAGGCTTTTGTTGGTTTTGCTATATCTTTTTTGGAGGTAGGGAATGCCAGGTTGTTGAGAGGTGTGTTGCAGCAGAAGGATATGTATTCTGGTGTGCTTCGCGGGTTGGGTAATGATGATGAGGATACTGTGGTTTATGTTTTGTCCACTTTGTGCGATAGGGTTCTTGTTCCTGATTCACTGGTGCCCACCGGGCTTAGAAGTGTGCTTTTCGGGAGTGTAACTTTGGAGCAGCTCGCCAGCATTTCGGGACAAGAGGGTGGCGGATTGGCTGCAGAGTTAGCTCATGAACTGTTATACATGGTGTGTACTGATCCTTCTAATGGATTGATGCCAGATTTGAAGAGGGTACCTAGTCCATTGAGAGGAAACCCGAAAAGGCTATTGGGCCTTATGAAGAAGTTAAAAGCTGCAGAAGTTGAGAACCACAGAAACCTGCTTTTGGCAATTGTTAAGGGGAAGTCGTCTTTTGGTTCAGCTTATTTGGATGAGTTCCCTTACAATCTTGAAGACCCTTCGTCTCGTAACTG GTTTGCTTCAGTTTCTTTGGCAGCAAATGTGCTCTCCTCTGTTGGTGACGGACTTGTCTTTGGATTTATTGGATCTCAAACCCAGGAGCCACCAACTCTTAACAGCCCAGAGGTGCAAAATATCATGAAGTGCATTGGACCACGATCCTTCTCTCGGCTGGTGATTAATAAAGGGTTACTTCATTCTGATCCTCTAGCAAAACATGGAACTTTGAAGCTCGTGTTGGAGGTTCTGAAATTGTTGGAGTTACTAATTGGTGCATTAAACAGTGTATCGTCTTCCCAAGGTCAGATGATCCACAAATGGGAATCCCTCAAGCAAGATATCTGGAATGCAGTTCGGATTCTTCTCCCCGATCCTCAAGTTCTGTTCTCATTACTCTCTTCACTGAATGAATTTTACAGAGGTCTTGAGCAATGCTCAAAAAGACCCGCAGATTCTGAAATAGGAGATAAGATGAACAGTAGGAAGAAGCTGAAAATTGATGTTGCAAATGAAGATACAGACATTCTTGTTGGTGGGGTTAGTTACTCCCCTGATGCTGCTCTGCCCCTTGACGGTGAAGGAATCATAAATGAAGATGACATGGATAATTCTAAAGATGAAGCTTATTTTTTAAAGCTTATAACAGAACTCTGGGGTTTGCATTCTTCTGCTTTGCCAGACTCTACTGTAAAAGAGGCAGAAGTGCTATTCTATTCCAAGTTGCTTAATGCTTTAACGGTATATTAT AAAACAATGCCTACTATGTTGGAAGgattatttgattttttcaaaatTCTGCCGAACAACCCGCTAGCATTACCAACTATGTTGCAACAAGCTCTGTTATCTCTGCTCCAAGAACATGTTGGTTGGTCCTCTAAATGCGAAATTGCCTCAAGAGTTCACCCACAAATGTACAAGCATTTGCTTCCTTTTCTGGAGTTGTCAATGTATTCACAAAACAGAGACATTAAAGATCAAGCATACAGTCTAGCGAAGGCATCGATGTATAGTACTGGTGCATTTGACCAGAACCCAAAGGAAATTTGTTCATGGTTCTTCTTTATTCCTGGGTATAGAAAAGACTACATGCTTGGAGGAGCAGTAGGGTGTGATATCTACAAAAAATTGTCCTCACCTGTTCTTCTTTTCCTACGTGATGCTGTAATTGAATCTGGCAATAAGTTATTCTATTATTTGAATCTCTTAAGGTCTTCTTTGAGTAGCATACCAGGCGCTAAAG ATACATCTCCTGATTTCAGCGCTTTCACTATTTGCATCTTGGATAAGTGCCTAACATTGATAACTGCTGAATCTGGTGCTTTTTCTGTATCTGAGAAGTCAATGGTTTCATTATACATGTGCAATACCCTAAAGTATCTCCTGGAGACTCAG GTGGATCCATTACTTTTATCTTCAATAATTGATTTGAAGCTTTCTGAGAGACTTGAAGCTGCTTATGACTTGGATGATTCTCAATGTCTCTGTGAGTGGAGGCCATTCAACAGTTTACTACATTTGGCTCGGAGAATTTTGCAGAAAACTTACAGAATATCTTCCAACTGCAACGAAGTTGTGTATACTGACAGTTCTTTTACCCGTACAGTTGGTGAAGTCCAAAGATTGCTGAAGAGTGAGTTTGATGGTAGTCTGCTTGGAGTAACCATTGGGTTTTGCTTTTCATTGGCATGCACAAGACCAGCTGAGATAATACAGAATTTCCCTTTAATCATGTCTGTCTCAAATAAATTGCTTGGGGTCCCTCTCTCATTGTTGATGCAACTATTTTTCTCAGAACCTAGTCTTCTTAATGATGCTTCTAAGAGATGGCGAGAAATCTTCTTCACGGGTCTGGATAGGGCCGTAACTGGATTAAGTGGTGGGAGAACAATGGACTGCAGTGTCATCAGTTCAATGGATAACAAGTCTAATGCATTTTCTGTATTTTTGGACCGTGCACCTTTTTATATTCTCTTCCCAGCAATTCTGGATATTGATGGATTGGATTTGTCTAATCAATCAGGATTGCAAAACTTGTTTATGGCAAAGCTTTCTGAGGAGACATCTGATCATCTTCTTTCCATTTTCCGCTATTTACTCTTTTGGTTGAATCAAGCTCAATTATCATATAGAAATGAGCATTTCGAGGGGTTTGAAAAGCTTTCTGAAGCTTGCTTCCTTCTCCTGAGCCGCATGTTGAAAGAGTTGGTGGTTGAAAAATTTAATTCTTGCGGTTTAGACACCTTTACTCCTTTCACAATTCACTTTGTTAAAGAGTTGGTTGTAACTATCCTAGATCACCCTGCTGTGGCAGCAGTGCTGGAGTGCCCATCCCCTGTTAAAAGTGATTTTGCATGTGGAATAATTAAGGACAGTGTTGACCAGTTTGTTGAATCAGCTAAACTGGAAGTCAGCAAGATGGATCATCATGTGCATAATTTGTTAAAAGCAACTTCTGAGCTCTGGTTGTCTTTCTGCCATAGCCAAGGCTCCTCATCTGAAGTTTATCATGCTAATAAACATGTCATAAGTTCATTCAAGAATGTGGTAAATAAACTGGTTATGGCATTCAAGCAGAAGATGAATGAATGCATGAAGTCGAAGAACGTAATACCTTTAGTTCCTACATTATGTGCTCTACACAATTTGATTCATTTCATATCTCCCTTTGAGATGCTTGAACTGGTCCATTGGATGCTGTCTGCAATTGACCATGAGGATCGTTCTGTTTGGCTGACTTCAGTGCTCTGTGTTGGATTACACATTGCTGGTTCTGCATTTAGTCATCTGGCAGCAAACATGCAGCAGCCACATGAAAAAATGCCTTTTTGTTTGTTTTGGGGAATTCAACAGGAACAATTTGATGTCATCCTCTATGAGAAAATCTTTTCGCAAGTATACGAAATTGCCACTCGTTTTGAACTTGATGTTGCTGATATCTGTCTGCTCAAAGCTGTAAAAGTTGTGAAAACACATAAAGCTATCCAGAAGCCAAGCCATCCTTTTCTTAAGATTACATGTAGAGCTGTGGCTAACACTCATGTCAATATCCTTTCTCATTGCATGCTCAAAATAACCAAAAGAAAAGCTGAAATCTTGTTTCTTGTTGCTGATATAAGCCCCCTGCATCTATCAGTATTTGGAAAGTTATTTTCAGACATGATGAATAAATACGTGGCAGTCAAGTCTTGTGCAGTACAGCAAATTTGTGGTTATTCTGATGAGGACATGTTGATGCTTCTTCCCACTGTCATCCTGTACTTGAATTCAATTCCTTCTAAGTTTGGGGGCCAACTTTGCATGCTTCATGAGAATATAGTTTCTTTTTATTGGGGAATACTCAAGCAAGGTTTCTCTATCTGGAAGAGCTATGTTTCCAGGGAGATATTTCAGGTAGAATGCTGTGAAAACCTATCAATGGAAGATTCTCTGAATCTTATCTCAGGTAGTCTTCTTACAAATACTGTTCTTGTAGCTCAACTTTTCTTTGAATTGAGAGGTGATTTGGTGAACGTGAAAAAGCGCATGAGTATATTCAATTCTGTTTGCTCAAGTGAATATAGTGATCTGCTGGAGTTCGATCTCACTCAAGATGGTGCTTATTCAGTTGAGGAGTCTTTGAATGTTGTCAACAGGACTGTTACAAAAATACGTTTGTGTAGGGCACTTTTATTCTCCGAGAAGAGGAAGTTTCCATCTGTGCTGAAGAGAGACACAGAATTGATTCCTTCAGAAGATTGCTCCATTTTAGACTTGGCAAGAATCCGGCTTCTGAACCTGTTGGTTCAATCGTGGCAGCTTATTGTCAAGAGATGTTCTTTGAACGTTGTTGACTTCTCGCAAATTGAAGTTGGAAGCTGTTCCTTGTTTAGATATCTGGAAGTATATATTCTGAGAAATTTAATGGAAATAACAATGGAGATGCATGATTGTCTTCTGAATTTGGCTTCTCTTCCATTTATAGAGCAACTTGCTAAGTCATCTCTTTTGCATAGGTTTTACGATCCTACGACACTGCGGATGCTCCGAGCTATTATCTCATCGGTATCTGAGGGGAAGTTCTCTTGCATTTCAATTATTCAACTGTTGCTTGCACATTCGCAATTTGCAGCTACAATCCATTCTTCTCCCATCTCAGCTGGTCATTCTCACTTTGGGCTGATATTTACTCCTTTGCCGAGCATCATGAGATCGTATGTTCCATGTATTGATCAAGATGCCCTTGATCTAAAAGATAATTTTAAACTATCTGAAGAACGTGCCCGGCAGTTGGAACTTGTTAAGTTGCTTAAGTTGCTTTTCCAGATCAGGGCTCAGCAATGTGATATTGATAATGTAAAAGACATTGGAATAAATTTGAGGGAATTGGTCTTTTTACTATTATCTTCTTATGGTGCAAGTATGAGTGCGATTGACTTGGAGATATACAGCTTACTGGATGAAATCAAGTCGGCTAATGACTTGGATGAAGAAAGTATGGCTAAATTAGATTTCCTATGGAGTAGTGCTCTGCTGAAAGTCAGAAAAGAAAATGAACTGGTGCAGACTCTCTCTCGTAATTTGAGCGAAGCTGAAGCAGTTGATGACTACCGCAGAATCCACTTCAGAGAAAACATTCccattgaccccaaattttgtgcAACTACTGTGCTTTATTTCCCATATGATAGAACTGTTGGTGCGGGGATTCACAGAAAACCTGAAACGGATAATCCTGATTTTAGATATGCG GTGCATTACACAGATGTTGAGAAAATCTGCGTGTATGATCCCATTTTTATCTTGCGCTTCTCAGTTCATTGTCTTTCTATGGGTTTTATTGAGCCCTTGGAGTTTGCTAGCTTAGGCTTGCTTGCGATTAGTGCTGTCAGTATATCTTCACCTGATGATGACATGAGGAAATTAGGTTACGAGGTTCTTGGAAGGTTCAAGAGTACACTGGAG